A region from the Hippopotamus amphibius kiboko isolate mHipAmp2 chromosome 15, mHipAmp2.hap2, whole genome shotgun sequence genome encodes:
- the EVI5L gene encoding EVI5-like protein isoform X1 codes for MASPTLSPDSSSQEALSAPTCSPTSDSENLSPDELELLAKLEEQNRLLEADSKSMRSMNGSRRNSGSSLVSSSSASSNLSHLEEDTWILWGRIANEWEEWRRRKEKLLKELIRKGIPHHFRAIVWQLLCSATDMPVKNQYSELLKMSSPCEKLIRRDIARTYPEHEFFKGQDSLGQEVLFNVMKAYSLVDREVGYCQGSAFIVGLLLMQMPEEEAFCVFVRLMQEYRLRELFKPSMAELGLCIYQFEYMLQEQLPDLNTHFRSQSFHTSMYASSWFLTLFLTTFPLPVATRVFDIFMYEGLEIVFRVGLALLQVNQTELMQLDMEGMSQYFQRVIPHQFDSCPDKLILKAYQVKYNPKKMKRLEKEYAAMKSKEMEEQIEIKRLRTENRLLKQRIETLEKESAALADRLIQGQVTRAQEAEENYVIKRELAVVRQQCSSAAEDLQKAQSTIRQLQQQQDNPRLTEDFVAHLEMELEQSRLRETETLGALREMQDKVLDMEKRNSSLPDENNVARLQEELKALKVREGEAVASARELKLQLQELSDTWQVREGLARRARSGVGAPGRRSTVDLCPQAHLSRGGRWKESPRKLVLGELQDELMSVRLREAQALADGRELRQRVVELETQDHIHRNLLNRVEAERAALQEKLQYLAAQNKGLQTQLSESRRKQAEAECKSKEEVMAVRLREADSMAAVAEMRQRIAELEIQREEGRIQGQLNHSDSSQYIRELKDQIEELKAEVRLLKGPPPFEDPLAFDGLGLARHLDEDSLPSSDEELLGVGVGVGAALQDALYPLSPRDARFFRRLERPAKDSEGSSDSDADELAAPYSQGLDN; via the exons ATGGCGAGCCCCACTCTGAGCCCCGACTCCTCGTCCCAGGAGGCCCTGTCGGCCCCCACCTGCTCCCCAACCTCTGACTCCGAGAACCTCAGCCCTGATGAGCTGGAGCTGTTGGCCAAGCTCGAAGAGCAGAATCG gcTCCTGGAAGCCGACTCCAAGTCCATGCGCTCCATGAATGGCTCCCGGCGGAACAGCGGCTCGTCGCTGGTGTCCAGCTCCTCAGCCTCCTCCAACCTGAGCCACCTGGAGGAGGATACGTGGATCCTGTGGGGCCGGATCGCCAACGAGTGGGAGGAGTGGCGGCGCAGGAAGGAGAAGCTGCTCAAG GAGCTGATCCGCAAGGGCATCCCGCACCACTTCCGGGCCATCGTGTGGCAGCTCCTGTGCAGCGCCACCGACATGCCCGTCAAGAACCAGTACTCGGAGCTGCTCAAGATGTCCTCGCCCTGCGAGAAGCTGATCCGCAGGGACATCGCCCGCACCTACCCGGAGCACGAGTTCTTCAAGGGCCAGGACAGCCTGGGCCAGGAGGTGCTCTTCAACGTCATGAAG GCCTACTCCCTGGTGGACCGGGAGGTGGGCTACTGCCAGGGCAGCGCCTTCATCGTGGGCCTGCTCCTCATGCAG ATGCCCGAGGAGGAGGCCTTCTGTGTGTTTGTGCGGCTGATGCAGGAGTACCGCCTGCGGGAGCTCTTCAAGCCCAGCATGGCCGAGCTGGGGCTCTGCATCTACCAGTTCGAGTACATGCTACAG gagcagCTCCCGGACCTGAACACCCACTTCCGCTCCCAGAGCTTCCACACGTCCATGTATGCCTCGTCCTGGTTCCTCACGCTCTTCCTGACCACCTTCCCACTGCCCGTCGCCACCCGTGTCTTTGACATCTTCATGTACGAG GGCCTAGAGATCGTGTTTCGGGTGGGCCTCGCCCTGCTGCAGGTGAACCAGACAGAGCTGATGCAGCTGGACATGGAGGGGATGTCCCAG TACTTCCAGAGAGTGATCCCCCATCAGTTCGACAGCTGCCCAGACAAGCTGATCCTCAAGGCTTACCAGGTCAAGTACAACCCCAAGAAGATGAAGAG GCTGGAGAAGGAGTACGCGGCCATGAAGAGCAAGGAGATGGAGGAGCAGATCGAGATCAAA AGGCTTCGGACAGAGAACCGGCTCCTGAAGCAGCGGATTGAGACCCTGGAGAAG GAGAGCGCTGCTCTGGCTGATAGGTTAATCCAG GGGCAGGTGACACGAGCGCAGGAGGCCGAGGAGAACTACGTCATCAAGCGGGAGCTGGCAGTGGTGCGGCAGCAGTGCAGCTCGGCAGCCGAGGACCTGCAGAAGGCACAGAGCACCATCCGGCAACTGCAGCAGCAGCAG GATAACCCGCGCCTCACTGAGGACTTTGTGGCCCACCTGGAGATGGAGCTGGAGCAGTCACGGCTGCGGGAGACCGAGACTCTGGGGGCCCTGCGGGAGATGCAGGACAAGGTTCTAGACATGGAGAAG AGGAACAGCTCGCTGCCCGACGAGAACAACGTGGCccggctgcaggaggagctgaaGGCGCTCAAGGTGCGGGAGGGCGAGGCCGTGGCCTCGGCGCGGGAACTGAAACTGCAGCTGCAGGAGCTCTCCGACACCTGGCAGGTAAGGGAGGGCCTCGCTCGACGCGCACGGAGCGGCGTCGGGGCTCCCGGGCGGAGGTCGACCGTCGACCTCTGTCCTCAGGCTCATCTGTCCCGCGGCGGCCGCTGGAAGGAGTCCCCGCGGAAGCTGGTCCTGGGCGAGCTGCAGGACGAGCTGATGAGCGTGCGGCTGCGCGAGGCCCAGGCTCTGGCCGACGGCCGCGAGCTGCGGCAGCGCGTGGTGGAGCTCGAGACGCAG GACCACATCCACCGCAACCTGCTGAACCGCGTGGAGGCGGAGCGAGCGGCGCTGCAGGAGAAGCTGCAGTACCTGGCGGCACAGAACAAGGGGCTGCAGACGCAGCTCAGCGAGAGCCGCCGCAAGCAGGCGGAGGCCGAGTGCAAG AGCAAGGAGGAGGTGATGGCCGTGCGCCTGCGGGAGGCGGACAGCATGGCGGCGGTGGCTGAGATGCGGCAGCGCATCGCCGAGCTGGAGATCCAG AGGGAGGAGGGCCGCATCCAGGGCCAGCTGAACCACTCGGACTCGTCGCAGTACATCCGCGAGCTCAAGGACCAGATCGAGGAGCTGAAGGCCGAG GTGCGGCTGCTGAAGGGCCCGCCGCCCTTCGAGGACCCGCTGGCCTTCGACGGGCTCGGCCTGGCGCGGCACCTGGATGAGGACTCGCTGCCTTCGTCCGACGAGGAGCTGCTCGGCGTGGGTGTGGGCGTGGGCGCGGCGCTGCAGGACGCGCTCTACCCGCTGTCCCCGCGCGACGCGCGCTTCTTCCGCCGTCTGGAGCGGCCGGCCAAGGACAGTGAGGGCAGCTCAGACAGCGACGCCGACGAGCTGGCCGCGCCCTACAGCCAGGGCCTGGACAACTGA
- the EVI5L gene encoding EVI5-like protein isoform X7, which produces MASPTLSPDSSSQEALSAPTCSPTSDSENLSPDELELLAKLEEQNRLLEADSKSMRSMNGSRRNSGSSLVSSSSASSNLSHLEEDTWILWGRIANEWEEWRRRKEKLLKELIRKGIPHHFRAIVWQLLCSATDMPVKNQYSELLKMSSPCEKLIRRDIARTYPEHEFFKGQDSLGQEVLFNVMKAYSLVDREVGYCQGSAFIVGLLLMQMPEEEAFCVFVRLMQEYRLRELFKPSMAELGLCIYQFEYMLQEQLPDLNTHFRSQSFHTSMYASSWFLTLFLTTFPLPVATRVFDIFMYEGLEIVFRVGLALLQVNQTELMQLDMEGMSQYFQRVIPHQFDSCPDKLILKAYQVKYNPKKMKRLEKEYAAMKSKEMEEQIEIKRLRTENRLLKQRIETLEKESAALADRLIQGQVTRAQEAEENYVIKRELAVVRQQCSSAAEDLQKAQSTIRQLQQQQRNSSLPDENNVARLQEELKALKVREGEAVASARELKLQLQELSDTWQVREGLARRARSGVGAPGRRSTVDLCPQAHLSRGGRWKESPRKLVLGELQDELMSVRLREAQALADGRELRQRVVELETQDHIHRNLLNRVEAERAALQEKLQYLAAQNKGLQTQLSESRRKQAEAECKSKEEVMAVRLREADSMAAVAEMRQRIAELEIQREEGRIQGQLNHSDSSQYIRELKDQIEELKAEVRLLKGPPPFEDPLAFDGLGLARHLDEDSLPSSDEELLGVGVGVGAALQDALYPLSPRDARFFRRLERPAKDSEGSSDSDADELAAPYSQGLDN; this is translated from the exons ATGGCGAGCCCCACTCTGAGCCCCGACTCCTCGTCCCAGGAGGCCCTGTCGGCCCCCACCTGCTCCCCAACCTCTGACTCCGAGAACCTCAGCCCTGATGAGCTGGAGCTGTTGGCCAAGCTCGAAGAGCAGAATCG gcTCCTGGAAGCCGACTCCAAGTCCATGCGCTCCATGAATGGCTCCCGGCGGAACAGCGGCTCGTCGCTGGTGTCCAGCTCCTCAGCCTCCTCCAACCTGAGCCACCTGGAGGAGGATACGTGGATCCTGTGGGGCCGGATCGCCAACGAGTGGGAGGAGTGGCGGCGCAGGAAGGAGAAGCTGCTCAAG GAGCTGATCCGCAAGGGCATCCCGCACCACTTCCGGGCCATCGTGTGGCAGCTCCTGTGCAGCGCCACCGACATGCCCGTCAAGAACCAGTACTCGGAGCTGCTCAAGATGTCCTCGCCCTGCGAGAAGCTGATCCGCAGGGACATCGCCCGCACCTACCCGGAGCACGAGTTCTTCAAGGGCCAGGACAGCCTGGGCCAGGAGGTGCTCTTCAACGTCATGAAG GCCTACTCCCTGGTGGACCGGGAGGTGGGCTACTGCCAGGGCAGCGCCTTCATCGTGGGCCTGCTCCTCATGCAG ATGCCCGAGGAGGAGGCCTTCTGTGTGTTTGTGCGGCTGATGCAGGAGTACCGCCTGCGGGAGCTCTTCAAGCCCAGCATGGCCGAGCTGGGGCTCTGCATCTACCAGTTCGAGTACATGCTACAG gagcagCTCCCGGACCTGAACACCCACTTCCGCTCCCAGAGCTTCCACACGTCCATGTATGCCTCGTCCTGGTTCCTCACGCTCTTCCTGACCACCTTCCCACTGCCCGTCGCCACCCGTGTCTTTGACATCTTCATGTACGAG GGCCTAGAGATCGTGTTTCGGGTGGGCCTCGCCCTGCTGCAGGTGAACCAGACAGAGCTGATGCAGCTGGACATGGAGGGGATGTCCCAG TACTTCCAGAGAGTGATCCCCCATCAGTTCGACAGCTGCCCAGACAAGCTGATCCTCAAGGCTTACCAGGTCAAGTACAACCCCAAGAAGATGAAGAG GCTGGAGAAGGAGTACGCGGCCATGAAGAGCAAGGAGATGGAGGAGCAGATCGAGATCAAA AGGCTTCGGACAGAGAACCGGCTCCTGAAGCAGCGGATTGAGACCCTGGAGAAG GAGAGCGCTGCTCTGGCTGATAGGTTAATCCAG GGGCAGGTGACACGAGCGCAGGAGGCCGAGGAGAACTACGTCATCAAGCGGGAGCTGGCAGTGGTGCGGCAGCAGTGCAGCTCGGCAGCCGAGGACCTGCAGAAGGCACAGAGCACCATCCGGCAACTGCAGCAGCAGCAG AGGAACAGCTCGCTGCCCGACGAGAACAACGTGGCccggctgcaggaggagctgaaGGCGCTCAAGGTGCGGGAGGGCGAGGCCGTGGCCTCGGCGCGGGAACTGAAACTGCAGCTGCAGGAGCTCTCCGACACCTGGCAGGTAAGGGAGGGCCTCGCTCGACGCGCACGGAGCGGCGTCGGGGCTCCCGGGCGGAGGTCGACCGTCGACCTCTGTCCTCAGGCTCATCTGTCCCGCGGCGGCCGCTGGAAGGAGTCCCCGCGGAAGCTGGTCCTGGGCGAGCTGCAGGACGAGCTGATGAGCGTGCGGCTGCGCGAGGCCCAGGCTCTGGCCGACGGCCGCGAGCTGCGGCAGCGCGTGGTGGAGCTCGAGACGCAG GACCACATCCACCGCAACCTGCTGAACCGCGTGGAGGCGGAGCGAGCGGCGCTGCAGGAGAAGCTGCAGTACCTGGCGGCACAGAACAAGGGGCTGCAGACGCAGCTCAGCGAGAGCCGCCGCAAGCAGGCGGAGGCCGAGTGCAAG AGCAAGGAGGAGGTGATGGCCGTGCGCCTGCGGGAGGCGGACAGCATGGCGGCGGTGGCTGAGATGCGGCAGCGCATCGCCGAGCTGGAGATCCAG AGGGAGGAGGGCCGCATCCAGGGCCAGCTGAACCACTCGGACTCGTCGCAGTACATCCGCGAGCTCAAGGACCAGATCGAGGAGCTGAAGGCCGAG GTGCGGCTGCTGAAGGGCCCGCCGCCCTTCGAGGACCCGCTGGCCTTCGACGGGCTCGGCCTGGCGCGGCACCTGGATGAGGACTCGCTGCCTTCGTCCGACGAGGAGCTGCTCGGCGTGGGTGTGGGCGTGGGCGCGGCGCTGCAGGACGCGCTCTACCCGCTGTCCCCGCGCGACGCGCGCTTCTTCCGCCGTCTGGAGCGGCCGGCCAAGGACAGTGAGGGCAGCTCAGACAGCGACGCCGACGAGCTGGCCGCGCCCTACAGCCAGGGCCTGGACAACTGA
- the EVI5L gene encoding EVI5-like protein isoform X8, with translation MASPTLSPDSSSQEALSAPTCSPTSDSENLSPDELELLAKLEEQNRLLEADSKSMRSMNGSRRNSGSSLVSSSSASSNLSHLEEDTWILWGRIANEWEEWRRRKEKLLKELIRKGIPHHFRAIVWQLLCSATDMPVKNQYSELLKMSSPCEKLIRRDIARTYPEHEFFKGQDSLGQEVLFNVMKAYSLVDREVGYCQGSAFIVGLLLMQMPEEEAFCVFVRLMQEYRLRELFKPSMAELGLCIYQFEYMLQEQLPDLNTHFRSQSFHTSMYASSWFLTLFLTTFPLPVATRVFDIFMYEGLEIVFRVGLALLQVNQTELMQLDMEGMSQYFQRVIPHQFDSCPDKLILKAYQVKYNPKKMKRLEKEYAAMKSKEMEEQIEIKRLRTENRLLKQRIETLEKESAALADRLIQGQVTRAQEAEENYVIKRELAVVRQQCSSAAEDLQKAQSTIRQLQQQQDNPRLTEDFVAHLEMELEQSRLRETETLGALREMQDKVLDMEKRNSSLPDENNVARLQEELKALKVREGEAVASARELKLQLQELSDTWQDHIHRNLLNRVEAERAALQEKLQYLAAQNKGLQTQLSESRRKQAEAECKSKEEVMAVRLREADSMAAVAEMRQRIAELEIQREEGRIQGQLNHSDSSQYIRELKDQIEELKAEVRLLKGPPPFEDPLAFDGLGLARHLDEDSLPSSDEELLGVGVGVGAALQDALYPLSPRDARFFRRLERPAKDSEGSSDSDADELAAPYSQGLDN, from the exons ATGGCGAGCCCCACTCTGAGCCCCGACTCCTCGTCCCAGGAGGCCCTGTCGGCCCCCACCTGCTCCCCAACCTCTGACTCCGAGAACCTCAGCCCTGATGAGCTGGAGCTGTTGGCCAAGCTCGAAGAGCAGAATCG gcTCCTGGAAGCCGACTCCAAGTCCATGCGCTCCATGAATGGCTCCCGGCGGAACAGCGGCTCGTCGCTGGTGTCCAGCTCCTCAGCCTCCTCCAACCTGAGCCACCTGGAGGAGGATACGTGGATCCTGTGGGGCCGGATCGCCAACGAGTGGGAGGAGTGGCGGCGCAGGAAGGAGAAGCTGCTCAAG GAGCTGATCCGCAAGGGCATCCCGCACCACTTCCGGGCCATCGTGTGGCAGCTCCTGTGCAGCGCCACCGACATGCCCGTCAAGAACCAGTACTCGGAGCTGCTCAAGATGTCCTCGCCCTGCGAGAAGCTGATCCGCAGGGACATCGCCCGCACCTACCCGGAGCACGAGTTCTTCAAGGGCCAGGACAGCCTGGGCCAGGAGGTGCTCTTCAACGTCATGAAG GCCTACTCCCTGGTGGACCGGGAGGTGGGCTACTGCCAGGGCAGCGCCTTCATCGTGGGCCTGCTCCTCATGCAG ATGCCCGAGGAGGAGGCCTTCTGTGTGTTTGTGCGGCTGATGCAGGAGTACCGCCTGCGGGAGCTCTTCAAGCCCAGCATGGCCGAGCTGGGGCTCTGCATCTACCAGTTCGAGTACATGCTACAG gagcagCTCCCGGACCTGAACACCCACTTCCGCTCCCAGAGCTTCCACACGTCCATGTATGCCTCGTCCTGGTTCCTCACGCTCTTCCTGACCACCTTCCCACTGCCCGTCGCCACCCGTGTCTTTGACATCTTCATGTACGAG GGCCTAGAGATCGTGTTTCGGGTGGGCCTCGCCCTGCTGCAGGTGAACCAGACAGAGCTGATGCAGCTGGACATGGAGGGGATGTCCCAG TACTTCCAGAGAGTGATCCCCCATCAGTTCGACAGCTGCCCAGACAAGCTGATCCTCAAGGCTTACCAGGTCAAGTACAACCCCAAGAAGATGAAGAG GCTGGAGAAGGAGTACGCGGCCATGAAGAGCAAGGAGATGGAGGAGCAGATCGAGATCAAA AGGCTTCGGACAGAGAACCGGCTCCTGAAGCAGCGGATTGAGACCCTGGAGAAG GAGAGCGCTGCTCTGGCTGATAGGTTAATCCAG GGGCAGGTGACACGAGCGCAGGAGGCCGAGGAGAACTACGTCATCAAGCGGGAGCTGGCAGTGGTGCGGCAGCAGTGCAGCTCGGCAGCCGAGGACCTGCAGAAGGCACAGAGCACCATCCGGCAACTGCAGCAGCAGCAG GATAACCCGCGCCTCACTGAGGACTTTGTGGCCCACCTGGAGATGGAGCTGGAGCAGTCACGGCTGCGGGAGACCGAGACTCTGGGGGCCCTGCGGGAGATGCAGGACAAGGTTCTAGACATGGAGAAG AGGAACAGCTCGCTGCCCGACGAGAACAACGTGGCccggctgcaggaggagctgaaGGCGCTCAAGGTGCGGGAGGGCGAGGCCGTGGCCTCGGCGCGGGAACTGAAACTGCAGCTGCAGGAGCTCTCCGACACCTGGCAG GACCACATCCACCGCAACCTGCTGAACCGCGTGGAGGCGGAGCGAGCGGCGCTGCAGGAGAAGCTGCAGTACCTGGCGGCACAGAACAAGGGGCTGCAGACGCAGCTCAGCGAGAGCCGCCGCAAGCAGGCGGAGGCCGAGTGCAAG AGCAAGGAGGAGGTGATGGCCGTGCGCCTGCGGGAGGCGGACAGCATGGCGGCGGTGGCTGAGATGCGGCAGCGCATCGCCGAGCTGGAGATCCAG AGGGAGGAGGGCCGCATCCAGGGCCAGCTGAACCACTCGGACTCGTCGCAGTACATCCGCGAGCTCAAGGACCAGATCGAGGAGCTGAAGGCCGAG GTGCGGCTGCTGAAGGGCCCGCCGCCCTTCGAGGACCCGCTGGCCTTCGACGGGCTCGGCCTGGCGCGGCACCTGGATGAGGACTCGCTGCCTTCGTCCGACGAGGAGCTGCTCGGCGTGGGTGTGGGCGTGGGCGCGGCGCTGCAGGACGCGCTCTACCCGCTGTCCCCGCGCGACGCGCGCTTCTTCCGCCGTCTGGAGCGGCCGGCCAAGGACAGTGAGGGCAGCTCAGACAGCGACGCCGACGAGCTGGCCGCGCCCTACAGCCAGGGCCTGGACAACTGA
- the EVI5L gene encoding EVI5-like protein isoform X2: MASPTLSPDSSSQEALSAPTCSPTSDSENLSPDELELLAKLEEQNRLLEADSKSMRSMNGSRRNSGSSLVSSSSASSNLSHLEEDTWILWGRIANEWEEWRRRKEKLLKELIRKGIPHHFRAIVWQLLCSATDMPVKNQYSELLKMSSPCEKLIRRDIARTYPEHEFFKGQDSLGQEVLFNVMKAYSLVDREVGYCQGSAFIVGLLLMQMPEEEAFCVFVRLMQEYRLRELFKPSMAELGLCIYQFEYMLQEQLPDLNTHFRSQSFHTSMYASSWFLTLFLTTFPLPVATRVFDIFMYEGLEIVFRVGLALLQVNQTELMQLDMEGMSQYFQRVIPHQFDSCPDKLILKAYQVKYNPKKMKRLEKEYAAMKSKEMEEQIEIKRLRTENRLLKQRIETLEKGQVTRAQEAEENYVIKRELAVVRQQCSSAAEDLQKAQSTIRQLQQQQDNPRLTEDFVAHLEMELEQSRLRETETLGALREMQDKVLDMEKRNSSLPDENNVARLQEELKALKVREGEAVASARELKLQLQELSDTWQVREGLARRARSGVGAPGRRSTVDLCPQAHLSRGGRWKESPRKLVLGELQDELMSVRLREAQALADGRELRQRVVELETQDHIHRNLLNRVEAERAALQEKLQYLAAQNKGLQTQLSESRRKQAEAECKSKEEVMAVRLREADSMAAVAEMRQRIAELEIQREEGRIQGQLNHSDSSQYIRELKDQIEELKAEVRLLKGPPPFEDPLAFDGLGLARHLDEDSLPSSDEELLGVGVGVGAALQDALYPLSPRDARFFRRLERPAKDSEGSSDSDADELAAPYSQGLDN; this comes from the exons ATGGCGAGCCCCACTCTGAGCCCCGACTCCTCGTCCCAGGAGGCCCTGTCGGCCCCCACCTGCTCCCCAACCTCTGACTCCGAGAACCTCAGCCCTGATGAGCTGGAGCTGTTGGCCAAGCTCGAAGAGCAGAATCG gcTCCTGGAAGCCGACTCCAAGTCCATGCGCTCCATGAATGGCTCCCGGCGGAACAGCGGCTCGTCGCTGGTGTCCAGCTCCTCAGCCTCCTCCAACCTGAGCCACCTGGAGGAGGATACGTGGATCCTGTGGGGCCGGATCGCCAACGAGTGGGAGGAGTGGCGGCGCAGGAAGGAGAAGCTGCTCAAG GAGCTGATCCGCAAGGGCATCCCGCACCACTTCCGGGCCATCGTGTGGCAGCTCCTGTGCAGCGCCACCGACATGCCCGTCAAGAACCAGTACTCGGAGCTGCTCAAGATGTCCTCGCCCTGCGAGAAGCTGATCCGCAGGGACATCGCCCGCACCTACCCGGAGCACGAGTTCTTCAAGGGCCAGGACAGCCTGGGCCAGGAGGTGCTCTTCAACGTCATGAAG GCCTACTCCCTGGTGGACCGGGAGGTGGGCTACTGCCAGGGCAGCGCCTTCATCGTGGGCCTGCTCCTCATGCAG ATGCCCGAGGAGGAGGCCTTCTGTGTGTTTGTGCGGCTGATGCAGGAGTACCGCCTGCGGGAGCTCTTCAAGCCCAGCATGGCCGAGCTGGGGCTCTGCATCTACCAGTTCGAGTACATGCTACAG gagcagCTCCCGGACCTGAACACCCACTTCCGCTCCCAGAGCTTCCACACGTCCATGTATGCCTCGTCCTGGTTCCTCACGCTCTTCCTGACCACCTTCCCACTGCCCGTCGCCACCCGTGTCTTTGACATCTTCATGTACGAG GGCCTAGAGATCGTGTTTCGGGTGGGCCTCGCCCTGCTGCAGGTGAACCAGACAGAGCTGATGCAGCTGGACATGGAGGGGATGTCCCAG TACTTCCAGAGAGTGATCCCCCATCAGTTCGACAGCTGCCCAGACAAGCTGATCCTCAAGGCTTACCAGGTCAAGTACAACCCCAAGAAGATGAAGAG GCTGGAGAAGGAGTACGCGGCCATGAAGAGCAAGGAGATGGAGGAGCAGATCGAGATCAAA AGGCTTCGGACAGAGAACCGGCTCCTGAAGCAGCGGATTGAGACCCTGGAGAAG GGGCAGGTGACACGAGCGCAGGAGGCCGAGGAGAACTACGTCATCAAGCGGGAGCTGGCAGTGGTGCGGCAGCAGTGCAGCTCGGCAGCCGAGGACCTGCAGAAGGCACAGAGCACCATCCGGCAACTGCAGCAGCAGCAG GATAACCCGCGCCTCACTGAGGACTTTGTGGCCCACCTGGAGATGGAGCTGGAGCAGTCACGGCTGCGGGAGACCGAGACTCTGGGGGCCCTGCGGGAGATGCAGGACAAGGTTCTAGACATGGAGAAG AGGAACAGCTCGCTGCCCGACGAGAACAACGTGGCccggctgcaggaggagctgaaGGCGCTCAAGGTGCGGGAGGGCGAGGCCGTGGCCTCGGCGCGGGAACTGAAACTGCAGCTGCAGGAGCTCTCCGACACCTGGCAGGTAAGGGAGGGCCTCGCTCGACGCGCACGGAGCGGCGTCGGGGCTCCCGGGCGGAGGTCGACCGTCGACCTCTGTCCTCAGGCTCATCTGTCCCGCGGCGGCCGCTGGAAGGAGTCCCCGCGGAAGCTGGTCCTGGGCGAGCTGCAGGACGAGCTGATGAGCGTGCGGCTGCGCGAGGCCCAGGCTCTGGCCGACGGCCGCGAGCTGCGGCAGCGCGTGGTGGAGCTCGAGACGCAG GACCACATCCACCGCAACCTGCTGAACCGCGTGGAGGCGGAGCGAGCGGCGCTGCAGGAGAAGCTGCAGTACCTGGCGGCACAGAACAAGGGGCTGCAGACGCAGCTCAGCGAGAGCCGCCGCAAGCAGGCGGAGGCCGAGTGCAAG AGCAAGGAGGAGGTGATGGCCGTGCGCCTGCGGGAGGCGGACAGCATGGCGGCGGTGGCTGAGATGCGGCAGCGCATCGCCGAGCTGGAGATCCAG AGGGAGGAGGGCCGCATCCAGGGCCAGCTGAACCACTCGGACTCGTCGCAGTACATCCGCGAGCTCAAGGACCAGATCGAGGAGCTGAAGGCCGAG GTGCGGCTGCTGAAGGGCCCGCCGCCCTTCGAGGACCCGCTGGCCTTCGACGGGCTCGGCCTGGCGCGGCACCTGGATGAGGACTCGCTGCCTTCGTCCGACGAGGAGCTGCTCGGCGTGGGTGTGGGCGTGGGCGCGGCGCTGCAGGACGCGCTCTACCCGCTGTCCCCGCGCGACGCGCGCTTCTTCCGCCGTCTGGAGCGGCCGGCCAAGGACAGTGAGGGCAGCTCAGACAGCGACGCCGACGAGCTGGCCGCGCCCTACAGCCAGGGCCTGGACAACTGA